Within Carassius carassius chromosome 8, fCarCar2.1, whole genome shotgun sequence, the genomic segment TAGTTCATTCTTAATGCATTCAGTTTTCAAACATTTGAACATGAAAGAAACAGCTGACCAAAagtagttattttaataaaccaGCATTTTCTGCTCATCAGTGAGTATTTTTTGCTGAACAGAGCTTCAGTTAGATGTCAAACAAACCACCTACATACTAAACCTTAAGGCATAGATACACAGAAAAAATGCTTAACTAACAGGTGAACATTCACCATATAAACCGCATCCATTTCACACCCAAACTCTATAAATAgtcaataaataaacattacataacCAGTTGTTCAACCTGTGTCAGACTTTGGGTTAAAAAATGCTTTTCCATTTTATCATTTCAGTAGCAAATCAAGAGCAAGAAATTACAATTGCAAACATTGATAATGGCTCTTGATGCTGATACACCACAAACTGTGCTTGAAACCAGTTGCTGTGCATCTACTGCATGAAATCAGATTAGTTTTACCATCCATACAGAGCATGGATATTGGTATTTTTGTAAACGTATGTTGAACAACAATGGTAACTAATGTACAGAGATGTACAAACGGACATATTAAGTATAAACAGTAAAGAACAGATCAATGAAGCTCATGCAACAAATAACAAAAtgattaaacaacaaaaaaggaCTCAACATAAGCAGCAATCTGCACTATTTTCTATCATGTGGACAATATAAATATtgggggcctcatttataaagtgcGTATGTACAGATTTGATCTTCGAGTGTGCTTTCGCTTAAATCCACGCTGATGCTCATATTTGTAAAACCTTGCTTTAACATGGAAAAGTGCTCAGAAAAAACTTTCTTGTTCGAGAACTGCAGGTTTTTGGAAATTGCAGCTCGCCATTCTAAATTAAAGCATTTGGATGATGACTGGTGATCTTTAATATGTTAATGACATTAATTAGGAGTTGTTTACAAGTCAGAGAGCTGAAACCATTCAGTTTAAGTTCACTTGCAATTCATAGATTTCACATCTGAAAAAGGCATATGTGTGTTTTCTGTGCGTACATTCTTTCTTTATATCACATGCATGCATATTTGTGAGATAACCGTAAGATCAAATTTAGGATGGTTTCTGcacaacattttataaatgaggccctgGATCTCTGTATAATTACAATTAGTTTTATGTTCTTGATTGCAGCCGATTTATTTGATATGGTGATATATATGGCTGAACTGCAGCAGGATCCTACAGGATTCTTCACTCTTCCTGAATTACGCAACATACAGCAATCTCCTGCTTTAACGTTTACAGCTCTTCCTTGACTCCATTCAGAACAAGAGGTTTGGATGCCTCACGCTTCAGGAAGTTGATGAAATCCTTCACTTCACGGGCtccctgaattaaaaaaaaaaacaaaatacaaagaaTGGATATTTACAATGACAAATATTCAGCATGGACATGGTAGTTGATATAAGTGATAAGAAATTACCTCATATCGCTTTGGCTCATCTTTCCGGCCAGCAGCAGCAAAGTATATTGTAGGAAACCTCCAAAACGATAACAAAACATTACCAATGGCTAGCTAAAATCACTACAAAGCATTTGATTGAGAGAATACATACCCTTGCACGTCATAGCCCTGTGGGATATCATTGGCAGTTGCATCCATCTTGGCGATTACAATACTAGGATCACTGTATAGCTGAAAAGACCATAAAACAGAAACACGGGACGAGAAGTGATTCAGACAGAGATGAAGACACACTGATGTCATCTTAAACTCACCCGTTCTCCAAGCTCTGTATATTTGGGCTCCAGTTTTTTACAGTGGCCACACCACGGAGCATAAAACTCAATAAGCACGTCTTTCTCTGGGTCATTGACGATCTCCTCAAACGTATCTGCCACAACCACCTGACCACAGACTTGTGTTAACAAAGACCAAATGAAGCAATCAAGCTCATTTAAACACACGCGTCTCACTAACCTTGACAGCTGCACTGTTTTTGGCAGGCACAGGCTCTGATTTGACGTAACGCTTCAGTCGGCCAGAAAAATAATCTTCTAGAAAGTTTTCTAAAGACTTGCCATCTCGTCTGAGGAGGGACCACACGAACAGTTCAAATCACATCATCAAAGCTTCTGATGTGCTGATGTACATCATGGGACAGAATAATAATGTATTCACATTGTTTTATGACTTCAGTCTTATTAATGAGTGTTGaacaccactgttcaaaagtttggggtcctaATTAGTCAGCTAATATAATTGATTTAAATATCAAATCATGTTTAATCTCTTCTGAAAACAGGATCTTCACAGTATGAGTGTTTGTACTCACGTGAACTCCTCTCTCATGGTGTATTTGTTTCCTGTTCGTGTCTTGATGGTGACAAACGGCAGCTCAGTTGAGTCTGACGTGCCCAGACCGAACTCATCCTCCAGCTCCTCCAGAAAGTCATTACGGTTCGCCACAGAAAACAACAGGCCCTGAGAACTGAACTTAGACGCCACCTTCAGCACTCTAAACCAAGAAAGACAGGTCTTAATGACTTCATAATAAACATATCCACTCACTGATTTTAAAGGACTCACCTGTTTCTCCAGTAGTTGGAGCCTTTGGGGTTGTGAAGATAATCCAAGTCATAGAAGGCCGTCAGTAAATCCCTCTTCCTCAATGAATCCTTATTCTCTTTGGTCAGGTGAGGACAGAGTCCAAAACTGCAGAGCACAAGCAATGATCTCagcatgtgctgtgtgtgtgatggtgtgtgtgttgtgtcagtGTGGGCTCACATGTTGTCTCTGATGAAGCGGCGCAGGCCTGTGATGGACAGGGGTCCTGTGTGGTGAACCACACTCTCCTCAAACTTACTGCTCAGTCTGGGGGGGCGGAACAGAAGCACAGACCTGCAGGCAAAGGGTTTACAGATTTAAATATTAGTATTTCATCCTGAACACCCAGCTACAGTCAGTATTAGTGGTTCTCAACGGGTTTCGCTTTAGGATTCAGACTTTAAAAGTGGCCACCAAACGAAGTACCAAAATTGCGTATGGTCCCAAAGTGAACAAAACACATCCTTaacatcaaatatcaacattaacATAAATTAACAAATCCAGCAATATGCAAGTGAATGATTAATTTCTATAGGGGAAAATTTAATTTCCAAATATCTTCTAAATGCACACATTGGTTGATAagaattttttaatgtttttgaaagaagtctcttatcctcaccaaggctgcatttatttgttaaaagcagtaatattgtgaaatattattatatttaaagcaattgttttcaatttaaattagtgctgtcaaatgattaattgcatccaaaaaaaaaagcttttgtttacataatatatgagtgtgtgctgtgtatatttattgtgtataaatacaagcacatacagtatatattttgaaaatatttacatgcatttacttttttctatttatataatttacattatatataaatatatttaataaataaacatttttcttttaaatatatacatgaatgtctatttatatatataaatacatacatatatatatatatatatatatatatatatacatatatatatatatatatatatatatatatatatacatacaacccgaattccggaaaagttccggaaaatttaaattttttaaattttaataaaatgaaaactaaaggaatttcaaatcacatgagccaatattttattcactatagaacatagataacgtagcaaatgtttaaactgagaaattttacacttttatccacttaattagctcatttaaaatgtaatgcctgctacaggtctcaaaaaagttggcacgggggcaacaaatggctaaaaaagcaagcagttttgaaaagattcagctgggagaacatctagtgattgattaagttaattgatatcaggtctgtaacatgattagctataaaagctttgtcttagagaagcagagtctctcagaagtaaagatgggcagaggctctccaatctgtgaaagactgcgtaaaataattgtggaaaactttaaaaaaacaatgttcctcaacgtcaaattgcaaaggctttgcaaatctcatcatctacagtgcataacatcatcaaaagattcagagaaactggagaaatctctgtgcgtaagggacaaggccggagacctttattggatgcccgtggtcttcgggctctcagacgacactgcatcactcatcggcatgattgtgtcaatgacattactaaatgggcccaggaatactttcagaaaccactgtcggtaaacacaatccgccgtgccatcagcagatgccaactaaagctctatcatgcaaaaaggaagccatatgtgaacatggtccagaagcgccgtcgtgtcctgtgggccaaggctcatttaaaattgactatttcaaagtggaatagtgtttaatGGTCAAGACGAGtctaaatttgacattcttgttggaaatcacggacgccgtgtcctccgggctaaagaggagggaaaccttccagcatgttatcagcgttcagttcaaaagccagcatctctgatggtatgggggtgcataagtgcatacggtatgggcagcttgcatgttttggaaggctctgtgaatgctgaaaggtatataaaggttttagagcaacatatgcttccctccaaacaacgtctatttcagggaaggccttgtttatttaaggccttgtttattaacaacagcatggcttcgtcgtagaagagtccgggtgctaacctggcctgcctgcagtccagatctttcacctatagagaacatttggcgcatcattaaacgaaaaatacgtcaaagacgaccacgaactcttcagcagctggaaatctatataaggcaagaatgggaccaaattccaacagcaaaactccagcaactcatagcctcaatgcccagacgtcttcaaactgttttgaaaagaaaaggagatgctacaccatggtaaacatgccccgtcccaactattttgagacctgtagcagaaatcaaaattgaaatgagctcattttgtgcataaaattgtaaactttctcagtttaaacatttgctatgttatctatgttctattgtgaataaaatattggctcatgtgatttgaaagtcttttagttttcattttattaaaatttaaaaaacgtcccaacttttccggaattcgggttgtatatatatataataaacatacatAGTACCTACACATTTATTATgcgaacaaaaaaaaagattttaaatacaattaatcgcaattaatcatttgacagcattaacttaaatacattaaaatgtcatttattcctgtggtacaaagctgtattttcagcatcattcctccagtcttcagtgtcacatgatccttcagaaatcattctaatatgctgaattacttttcaaaaaacattactgattattatcaatgttaaaaacagcgcctgttattattattattttgcaaccATGTTGGCTTAACTTAATGTCTAATTTAGTGAGCTTCTCCCAAATGACAGAGATTAATCTGACATCAACAGCAAAAGATATGTGAAGTGTTTTCACGTTTAATATGgataagcctatttattttgctatcctaacTAAGACGCTCCAGCTTAGACCCACTTACTCATATTTGACGTCGTATTTCTTTCCGAGCTCTAGATCTGTGGTGTGAGCAAAGCGGAAACCCTCCCTCATTAAACTGGCTCCTTTAAGAAACTCAGAGAGCTGAGAACTGTCAGTCCCTGAGAAAAATCCTGAGACATGGAAAATAACACAAGACATCACTAATAAAATACTTTCCATCTAACCATTCAAATGTACTGCATTCATGCATTCAAATTTATATCATTCAAAATCTCGAAATGACATTTGCATGAGACGTTTTCAATCTAGAGAAGAAATAAAAAGCACTTACCAACTATGCTGGCATCAAAGTGGTTGATGAAGTTCTCCAGGTCATGCTCACTATGCAGAGGCACAGAATCGGGTCCAGCCTGTTTCTTCATATAGCTCACGATTCCCTCTGTTTGGAAAAgatacacacacaatcacatcaCCAGCAGATTTACTATTGCATTTATGCCACACATCTTTAAACATACCAGCTGAGCGCGGCCCATCATACGAAGATGATTCCTGTCCGTTCCGAAATATTTTGAGTGTTGGGTATCCAGTGACCCCATAGCGCTTGCAGGTCTCTGTATTAGCAGTGCAGTCCACCTGAACAAAGACAGTCACACATCCTTAAACCTCTGAAGAACACGCTAAGCTCACATCAATCTCTCCTCAATCCTCTATTAACATTACTACATCACATCAGGCTCTTTAATATTGAGCACTGAGATCAGTTTCCAACTAAAGAAATACTGCGGGTTCAAAACTATCAACATAATTTGGTGAAGCATTTACTATGAAAGTCTATACGGAGATAGAAGACTAAAACAAACTATAAATATACCctgaagttaaataaaataaaatcacactaacacacacaaaataatacgATTTTATCTCAAGGCAATGGTATGTTTCTCAACAACTAAAAtgaacttgaaataaaaaaaataaaaactaaatatttaaaaaacacaaataataaaaatgacaaaaacacgacaaaaaaataaaaaaaatctaaatacgaataaaaactataatagcatctcaataatactaaattaacactgacactgtttaaaaaaaaaaaggaatggcaTTTTTGTTGAAGTATTTCAATTTGTTCTTCACTACTTAAGGTGTCAATTGAACTATCGTCTAAATGAGACAGATGAACTTAACTGTGGTTAGCTTTGGCTTTTTCTGGTATTCTCGCACATCTCATGTAATAGCCACTTTATGTGGTCATGATTCACAACAGATATTTATTCGTCATGAATGTGTTATAAccttatttgtacattttcacaATTTATGATACTATGATGTCTACAAAAAAATAgtgaatatgtatatttatccTAGTGCAATGCcttgtcccattgacttccactgctGTAAATAATTGGTCTTCACAGATTTGGCAGTAATTGGCTGCATGTCACAGACACTGTCAATAGAGCTTCAACTGTATCGAGATTCGAGCCACAAATATTCCTAACATGCAAGCAATTATACCTTGGCTAAAGTTACTGTTCCCTTCATTCGTGTAGCAGCAGTTTCAAACTCCGGAGCAAGTTTCTTACAGTGACCACACCTGAGAACATAAACAGAGCAGCAAAACTATCAAAACATAATTAACACAATGCTGTCAGCTGTGTTGAGGTACCATGGACAGCGCGCGCCATCACACACAGCAGCTCTCAACTGCGAGATGCAAATACACGCAAACCTTctctttattattgttattattttacaacAAAATGTTGTTAACTGGATTTCCGCATGTGCAAAAGAATGATTGTTCTCTTACCATGGGGCATAAAACATCACCAGCAGGGTCTCGTGCTCGGGCGCGATGTAATCGAAGTCTGCATCTTTGAGCTCGAGCACATCACTGCGTCCACGCGCTGCCGAGCTCCACACACATAGAGCTGACACACACAAAACCACGCGCAACGTAAAACTGTCCATCAAGACAGGAAGATGGAATAATTTCCTATTCGCAGAAACCAACACTAAAGTAAACAGACGCGCACAACCGGGCGGTTTCCACCGATATATGTGTGAGGGCGGGATGAAAACACAATGTGTCACTGAAGTGAGCGATGATTGGCTAGTCATTCTACAGCTGATGAGATGTAAAACGCTCATTGGTGGAATCTCTCTGTCAATCAAAGTTCCTCCAGGaagattggtttattgcacaattaaagtcagaaaataaaataatactcgACGTATTCTTGatgataaacaattaaataatttatttgatatattcctTCAAATTTTATATTCCTTCCAACCTTTATATAATTGTTATGAAACCATAGTAATAATCATTAAGACAATTCGCTGTAATTTATTAAACTACCAATGCCTTTGTTGATCCAGgcagaaaaatatttttacatccCCTAGAAAAATGTAACACTAACTCCACACTTAATGTCTTACTACTGTTTTAAGCTTGTGCATGCTTTCAAAATCAAGAatcataaatatgttttttaaccAAATTTCTTAAAATCACATGGTGTTTCACCTTCAGgaaaagatatttaaagtgttgcATTGTTTCTGCAGGTCCAGCCTGCACGCATCCTTCATGTCTTTTTGTGCAGCACATTTTTAATGTCAGTCTGGTTTATCTTCTGTCGTGCCAGACTGGATCTCTGGGTCCAAATGGTTTGTGTGATGTAACCTGCTGGATCTGTGGAACAACTTAATGAGGTCTTGAAAGCGCTCCAACACCTAAGGAGAAAAAGGAAACATTGGTTGTCTTCCAACTATGTGATTTATAAAGGTCGACCTGACTGCAGTATACACTGGACTTCATGAAAGCTTACTGCACACTGCTGAGAAACATGTTTAGGGATCTCAGAAAGCTAGAGTCTAGAACACATTTTGAccccaaatataaataaatgtataaacatcgAGTCCATTTTAAGGAATGCTATGATTTCAAGTACATTGTATTCTCTCATTTTGATTTCAGGGTGAAATGCGACCTGGAGATGACCTTTGAGAGGAAAGGCCTCTGAATGTGAAAGAAAGCGAACCTCGTTGGCTGTTTTGTTGCCAAGCTGGGCTGCGATGGCATGAAACGTGGCTGGTTTGGCTCCTCTCTGCTGACAGGTGGTGAGTATTACACGGTCTGCCTCCCTTTTTaccacacaaacaaaacacagaaacaTGCATTTCATCCCatggatttacatttaaatgtgtgctCAAACTTCAGCAGAGGTACACAGCAACACAATAAACAGGGTTAAGTAAAATTCTGAAAATAAGCTTTGGTTTCCTTTCAATTAATTATTGTGAGTTTGAATAAAACTGGCTATAATCCACAGGATTTTGAATTGAAATTGTAGATGGAAAAACAGATAAAAGAAACTACTGGTATGTAACTAAAAGAAACAGTCACAGAATTACATTTTTCACCATAAGCGACAAAATCGGAAAAAAATTTGGGCTAATTCTGACTACCGTTCAAAGTCTGGGATTGCTaagatttttaaaagttttttgaaagaagtcttatgctcatcaagagtGGATTTATTTCATCATTTGATGTAAATGTTATACAGTACAaatagtaaaaattgtgaaatatcttaaaacaaccattttctaattgaaaatataaaaaatatatatactttattcctgtgatcatagctgaattttcagcatcattattccagtcttcacacgatccttcagaaatcagtataatattctgatttgatgctcaagaaacatttctgattattatcaatgttgaaatcacgTAATATTTCTCCACAGATTCTTAGatttcttttcaggattcttagatgtctggaaaattttaaagaaattttggtaacactttagaataatggtccattagttgatgttagttaattaattaattaacatgaacaaacaatgaacaatacatttattactgtatttattaatctttgtcaatgttagttaatgaaaatacagttattcattgttagttcaagctaattcacagtgcattaactaatgttaacaagcacaacttttgatttgaataatgcattagtaaatgttgcaaCTAACTTCAACtaagattaattaataaatgctgtagaaggattgttcttgcttagatcatgttgaataaagtagttaactaacattaactaatggacaaTTATTCTAAATGTTACCGAAATGTTTTATTTGGAATCTTCTATAACACTATACATGtctctttactatcacttttgatcaatttattgcaaccttgctgaataaaattataaatttctttaaaaacattgctTAACCTTTTGAAGACTGAACACATAATATACATACAGAACACACAGATTAGACATTTCTCTCTCTATGTAGCATCTTGTTTAAAGTGAGATCATCTTCGATGATCTTGTAAAATTTGAATTTTAATGCTGCATCCTGTTTGTTATCTCCATTTACTTTCAGAAGTTGAACTTTAGTTTAAAGGGTCTCTCTAATTAAATTCTGAATTGCACACAACCCtgataacaacaaaaaaatctgtaattgCATGATTTACAGTCAAACAAAAACTGTAAATACTGCGTAATGTCAGAGGTAAAtgttgcacaacatttctaaCCTCGTCCAGAGGACTACTTTTTTCCCATTTGGTGTGCGAGAGATATTCTTGGCACAGACTGAGCTTCCTGTGGCATTAAATGAAGACTGTTCACTGTCCACTGAAGAAGATTCAGCTGCCTCCTTTTTTGACTCTGTTGCCACACTGTGTTTCTTGGCCTTGATCTTTTTTATTTCTGCCATCTAAAGGAAAAGAGGATAAAACAAGTACATGACATTATGATTATGTGGTATGCATACAATTCAGATGGACTGAGATCTTTATACAAGAAGAGTCAACTACAAGAGAAGTTCTCTTTATATTGATACCTGAACACGTTTATctctttttcttctgtgtttaaTGGCTGTTTTGACTGACTTGGTTTTTTCATCTGGTAAGacagttctgattggttgacatGCATGGTTTCCTTCCAAGTCCTGAACGGTTTCCACACTGTCTGCATGATCCTCATCTTGCATTTGTGGGTATAGCTGCTTAAAAAACTCCCAGAATTCCTCCAGCAAGTCAGTGTGATCACGGAACAGCAATGTTATTTGAGCTGTCATCTGACAAAAAAAACAGAGAAGAGATGATCGGGTGCCAGAAGGAAGCACTGCTTGTCTACTTGTGCTGATTTTGAATACCTCTCTGAAGTCAGGAAGATCCTGTGATGCACTTCCTTGTAGAATCTGCACCACCTTTCTGTAAAGATCCGACTGATCTCCAAAAGCAGACTCCAGTTGGCGTAGAAACCGTCTGCTGCGCTCAAACGCCTGCTGCTCCGCCAGCTAAAGCCACACATTAGGAAGAGCATCATTTGTACCATGAAACCTTATGTGTGCTATATTTAGCCATGAATATGAGAGTATTGTTAACTGTGCTCTACCAGGCCACACTCTCTGGCTTGATCTGGATGCAGGAATGCAGCAAAATCCCCAAGCAGCTCAGGCCAGTCGCTCAGCACAGGCTTGAGTCTCGTCAGCAGCTCTAGTGACGTGTGACTTTCTGGGTCTTTCTCAAACTCTGACAAAACACACAGGAACTCGTCCACTTTCCCAGGCACCGTCTGCAGCACCTCATACACCTGGAGAAAAGACAGACAGAGTATCAGACTAAAAAATTGACCTGTGACAACATAAAAATGAACGTTAATATTGGTGTGCGTTGATGTATTTCTTGCCTTCTCTAGGTAAGCCTGGGCAAACGCGACATCTTTAGCGACTCTGTAAGGATCGTCATCAGATGCATCATCGTAAATGACCAAAGGGCTCTCCACAGAACCTGTGAGCGCCACATTTACTCAGTTTAGATTTAAACGGACATGGACTACTATTAAACCTTCTGTAAATGTGTCTGCTTAACTATTACAACTAATGTTCCAGCTacagacattatatatatatttttaagactcCTACATAATAATTTAAACTCACTTGCAGGTTGATGGTTTGATTTTCCATCATCTGAACTTCCTTCCTTCTCAGATCTCATCTTTGTAGCCATACGTGAGAATTTCTCAATGGTTTTCTGGTGTTTACAATGACAATGTTAATCAAACATctcataaatataaaatgcatgaaCAGGAACTTCTATTATTGGGTGAATCTTATAAAAACATGCCCCTAAAGTAAAGATTATATATAATGTACACTCAccaaggattattaggaacacctgttcaatttctcaatgCAAttttctaatcaaccaatcacatggcagttgcttcaatgcatttaggtgtgtggtcctggtcaagacaatctcaagaactccaaactgaatgtcagaatgggaaagaaaggtgatttaagcaattttgagcgtagcatggttgttggtgccagacgggccagtctgagtatttcacaatctgctcagttactgggattttcatacACAACCATTTCTAAGGTTTACAAAgattggtgtgaaaagggaaaaacatccagtatgatgtgttgatgctagaggtcagaggagaatgggccgactgattcaagctgatagaagagcaactttgactgaaataaccaatCGTTACAACCGAggaatgcagcaaagcatttgtgaagccacaaccttgaggtggatgggctacaacagcagaagaccccacctgGTACCACTCccctccactacaaataggaaaaagaggctacagtttgcacgagctcaccaaaattggacaatggaagactggaaaaatgttgcctggtctgatgagtctggatttctgttgagacattcagatggtagagtcagaatttggcgtaaacagaatgagaacatggatccatcatgccttgttaccactgtgcaggctgctggtggtggtgtaatggtgtgggggatgttttcttggcacactttaggccccttagtgccaattgggcatcgtttaaatgccccGGCCTACCTGAGcactgtttctgaccatgtccatccctttatgaccaccatgtacccatcctctgatggctacttccagcaggataatgcaccgtgtcacaaagctcgaatcatttcaaattggttcttgaacatgacaatgagttcactgtactaaactggcccccacagtcaccagatctcaacccaatagagcatctttgggatgtggtggaacgggagcttcgtgccctggatgtgcatcccacaaatctccaacAACTGTAAGATGCTATCcaatcaatatgggccaacatttctaaagaatgctttcagcaccttgttgaatcaatgccacgcagaattaaggcagttctgaaggcgaaagggggtcatacacagtattagtatggtgttccttcctaataatcctttaggtgtgtatatatatatatatatatatatatataaacaaaaaaatgcatctgtatataaaactgtcatttataaatgtatttaataataatatcaaacacAATTACTTTTGTACGAAAGTATGAGAATATTTTGTAttacagtaaaagaaaaaaagaaaaaaaattgcattcagtataaatatcTCAAAGAGTATAAAAAATGATCTGACCTGCAGCTCTGGCACAAACAGGATGTCTGAAACATCTCCACCTGTTTCTTCCTCCTCCCTCGTCAGTCTATTGCTGCTTTGcctttctgttgtgttctgctCCTCTAGTTTCTCCCTCCTGCCCAAAACCATCTCCACCTCAGTGTCTTCCCTCTCAATGCTAGGCGTCGGGCTCCCAGAGGATTCAGAAAGTGTGAGAAACAGCTCTCTGGGGTCCTTCTCACCACACTCTTCCACCTCATCCTCAATCAATCCTCCATCATCACTATTCAGCTCTTCCTCTGCTGCTGTGGTTTCTTCTAAGCACTCAGTAGGAGCATCATGAACGAATATCATCTTTGGAGGACCTCCTTGTGGCCCATCAGTGCTTTGGAAAGTGTCTGGAGTTCTCTGTTGCTTGCTGAGTTTCATCTCTTTGCTGTTCAGAGCTGAAGAGCGTTTCAAGGTTTGATCTTGTCCAGCTATCTGAAGGC encodes:
- the LOC132145584 gene encoding protein disulfide-isomerase A3-like, whose protein sequence is MSVLHLISCRMTSQSSLTSVTHCVFIPPSHIYRWKPPGCARLFTLVLVSANRKLFHLPVLMDSFTLRVVLCVSALCVWSSAARGRSDVLELKDADFDYIAPEHETLLVMFYAPWCGHCKKLAPEFETAATRMKGTVTLAKVDCTANTETCKRYGVTGYPTLKIFRNGQESSSYDGPRSAEGIVSYMKKQAGPDSVPLHSEHDLENFINHFDASIVGFFSGTDSSQLSEFLKGASLMREGFRFAHTTDLELGKKYDVKYESVLLFRPPRLSSKFEESVVHHTGPLSITGLRRFIRDNIFGLCPHLTKENKDSLRKRDLLTAFYDLDYLHNPKGSNYWRNRVLKVASKFSSQGLLFSVANRNDFLEELEDEFGLGTSDSTELPFVTIKTRTGNKYTMREEFTRDGKSLENFLEDYFSGRLKRYVKSEPVPAKNSAAVKVVVADTFEEIVNDPEKDVLIEFYAPWCGHCKKLEPKYTELGERLYSDPSIVIAKMDATANDIPQGYDVQGFPTIYFAAAGRKDEPKRYEGAREVKDFINFLKREASKPLVLNGVKEEL